The following coding sequences lie in one Melopsittacus undulatus isolate bMelUnd1 chromosome 9, bMelUnd1.mat.Z, whole genome shotgun sequence genomic window:
- the LOC101879572 gene encoding dual oxidase maturation factor 2: MTLLDGVYPFYLQQRKVSMFDVSTIIVIVVFLTFVCSFLLIIAGIRGRVRLYWTLRVLFSLIIGVVIVTVQFTGDWETGWVRANTSYKSFSPALVSADIGLHIGLAGVNISLRGNPVNQVNETINYNEHFPWSFNAGYDQSYSQGLERGLPRPILYVAEKFTTRSPCSMQRQYRISGHYASTTLWVAFCTWLISNMLFSMPVLVYGGYMLLVTGAFMIFSLLSFSTVRNSLMCPIQFGTATLHTGYGGSFWITLAIGLLCFVAGISVVTLHYCNLDLLKTFFDLREDKAEEFQEMTEGVHQL, encoded by the exons ATGACTCTCCTTGATGGCGTGTACCCCTTCTACCTGCAGCAGAGAAAAGTCTCCATGTTTGATGTCAGCACCATCATAGTGATCGTGGTCTTCCTAACATTTGTTTGCAGCTTCCTGCTCATTATCGCAGGCATCCGCGGACGGGTG AGGCTGTACTGGACTCTCCGGGTTCTCTTCAGCCTCATCATAGGAGTGGTGATCGTCA CTGTGCAGTTCACAGGAGACTGGGAGACCGGCTGGGTGAGGGCAAACACCTCCTACAAGTccttcagcccagccctggtGAGCGCAGACATCGGGCTACACATTGGCCTGGCAGGGGTGAACATCTCTCTCAGGG GAAACCCAGTGAATCAGGTCAATGAGACCATCAACTACAATGAGCACTTTCCCTGGAGCTTCAATGCAGGCTATGACCAAAGCTACAGCCAAGGACTGGAGAGGGGGCTGCCCAGGCCCATCCTCTACGTGGCAGAGAAGTTCACTACGAGAAGCCCCTGCAGCATGCAGAGGCAGTACCGCATCTCCGGCCACTACGCATCAACTACTCTTTG GGTGGCCTTTTGCACTTGGCTCATCTCCAACATGCTCTTTTCCATGCCTGTCCTAGTCTATGGAGGCTACATGCTCCTCGTCACAGGGGCCTTCATGATCTTTTCACTACTGTCATTCTCAACTGTGAGAAACTCCCTGATGTGCCCCATCCAGTTTGGAACTGCGACCTTGCACACAGGCTATGGAGGATCCTTCTGGATCACACTGGCGATTG GCTTGCTCTGTTTTGTGGCTGGGATCAGTGTTGTCACACTGCACTACTGCAACTTGGACCTCCTGAAAACTTTCTTTGATCTCCGAGAGGACAAAGCAGAAGAGTTCCAGGAGATGACTGAAGGCGTACATCAACTTTAA